The following proteins come from a genomic window of Lolium rigidum isolate FL_2022 chromosome 5, APGP_CSIRO_Lrig_0.1, whole genome shotgun sequence:
- the LOC124656063 gene encoding probable E3 ubiquitin-protein ligase WAVH2: MEGASIPSFQCVCTQRCVGAPRLHDVVVFVHLRLRRCSLNAIPVSDVAPPMHAGNLRLAAKQKRLHHHLGQQETGEWCCSCGGPRAMAGGCGIAGEGTLARWRRAAAKRIGFSCASFFSSHAASPSPPPPKTISCSAVNAPADRSDGEQEKLEEPTSTRMADKNLCAICLESLSISSSDIDNSDRPAIFTAQCSHSFHFLCIASNIRHGNVTCPICRAQWSQLPRDMKVPPLLHNQSDPILRILDDNIATSRVNRRSSIRATRYNDDDPVEPYTLTEHVDPCLRFALIPSPVAAAHHHALGHYPCGRMMPLQQHCQYSSSSMLSPSQMASPSAQRRAYLSVSLAPQPAMDLVLVASPNGPHLRLLKQAVALVVFSMRAIDRLAIVTNATTATRAFPLRRMSSHGKRMALQVIEHLCSVGGNDPVGALQKGLKILEDRAHQNPSKCILHLSDHPIRSYVGVDMNRSNIPVHQFHVGLGFGVQNSFVMHEFEELLARLLGGVIGDTQLRIGEHGGVVRLGELRGGEERRIPLDLVADCGFILVGYSYLEGGREDQPRNGEAAVGFEEKGGDNRCCGIRDMGPSIGGGERRSSCCAESWDHLDPFMARRWAKHFNVYRS; this comes from the exons ATGGAAGGAGCGTCAATCCCCTCCTTCCAGTGTGTGTGCACGCAGCGGTGTGTGGGAGCTCCCCGCCTCCATGATGTTGTTGTCTTTGTTCACCTCAGGCTACGCCGCTGTAGCCTGAATGCCATCCCAGTTAGTGATGTGGCGCCGCCCATGCATGCGGGCAACCTCCGCCTCGCG GCAAAGCAGAAGCGTTTACACCACCACCTAGGACAGCAAGAAACAGGGGAATGGTGCTGTAGCTGCGGGGGGCCGAGAGCAATGGCGGGGGGATGCGGCATCGCCGGCGAAGGAACGCTCGCGCGGTGGCGGAGGGCGGCGGCCAAGCGGATCGGCTTCTCCTgcgcctccttcttctcctcacACGCCGCTTCTCCCTCCCCGCCGCCTCCCAAGACT ATCTCCTGCTCAGCAGTGAATGCTCCAGCAGACAGGAGTGATGGAGAACAGGAAAAGCTGGAGGAGCCGACCAGCACTAGAATGGCTGACAAG AACCTGTGTGCAATATGTTTGGAGAGCCTCAGCATCAGCAGCAGTGACATTGACAACAGCGACAGGCCAGCGATCTTCACAGCCCAATGCTCCCACTCTTTCCACTTCCTGTGCATCGCCTCCAACATCCGGCACGGCAATGTCACATGCCCTATCTGCCGTGCGCAGTGGTCTCAGCTGCCGCGTGACATGAAGGTGCCACCGCTGCTGCACAACCAGTCTGATCCGATCCTCCGCATCCTCGACGACAACATCGCGACGTCCCGTGTCAACAGAAGGTCCTCCATCCGTGCCACCCGCTACAACGATGATGACCCTGTCGAGCCTTACACTCTGACGGAGCATGTCGACCCGTGCCTGCGCTTCGCCCTGATCCCGTCTCCAGTGGCAGCAGCTCACCACCATGCTCTCGGACACTACCCTTGTGGACGCATGATGCCACTACAACAGCACTGCCAGTACAGCAGCTCCTCCATGCTTTCGCCATCGCAGATGGCTTCACCAAGCGCGCAGAGGCGTGCTTACCTCTCAGTCAGTCTAGCTCCACAGCCAGCCATGGACCTCGTCTTGGTTGCCAGCCCCAACGGCCCACACCTGAGACTCCTGAAGCAGGCAGTGGCACTTGTCGTCTTCTCCATGCGCGCCATCGACCGGTTAGCCATCGTCACAAATGCTACCACCGCAACCCGCGCATTCCCCTTGCGCCGGATGTCGTCCCATGGCAAACGGATGGCACTACAGGTCATCGAGCACCTCTGCTCCGTCGGTGGAAATGATCCAGTAGGGGCCTTGCAGAAGGGTCTGAAGATACTCGAGGACCGGGCGCACcagaaccctagcaaatgcatccTTCACCTCTCCGACCATCCGATCCGCAGCTATGTTGGGGTGGACATGAACCGTTCAAACATCCCGGTCCACCAGTTCCACGTCGGGCTCGGCTTCGGGGTGCAGAACAGCTTCGTGATGCATGAGTTCGAGGAGCTCCTGGCGCGGCTGCTCGGCGGCGTGATAGGGGACACCCAGCTGAGGATAGGTGAGCATGGTGGGGTGGTGAGGCTTGGCGAGCTGaggggtggcgaggagaggaggatCCCGCTTGACCTGGTGGCGGACTGTGGCTTCATTCTGGTCGGTTATAGCTACCTGGAGGGTGGAAGGGAGGATCAGCCGAGGAACGGCGAGGCCGCGGTCGGGTTTGAGGAGAAAGGTGGCGACAACAGGTGCTGCGGGATAAGGGACATGGGTCCGAGCATCGGCGGTGGTGAGAGGAGGAGCAGCTGCTGCGCCGAGAGCTGGGACCATCTTGACCCATTCATGGCGCGGCGGTGGGCTAAGCATTTCAACGTGTACAGATCCTGA
- the LOC124658243 gene encoding chitinase 4-like: MATFTLLALGLAALLLSAAGPAAAQNCGCRPNECCSTDGYCGTSIAYCGRACQSGACAVLSGGIAVPVESVVTAAFFNGIKSHAVAGGGCAGKNFYTLRSFLVAARANPDFAKGRSKDDSKREIAAFFAQVTHETGHLCLIEETNGTSQDYCDERDTDWPCYAGWAYYGRGPLQLRWNSNYGPAGKSIGFDGLRNPEKVAQDPVVAFKAALWLWMNNVHPFVPQGFGATTRAVSGIAECDGGNSTAVNARASYYRDYCKKFGVDPGNFLTC; the protein is encoded by the exons ATGGCGACGTTCACGTTGTTGGCTCTCGGCCtagcggcgctcctcctctccgccgcaGGCCCGGCGGCGGCGCAGAACTGCGGCTGCCGGCCGAACGAGTGCTGCAGCACGGACGGCTACTGCGGCACCAGCATCGCCTACTGCGGACGAGCGTGCCAGTCGGGCGCGTGCGCGGTGCTCAGCGGCGGGATCGCCGTCCCCGTGGAGAGCGTGGTCACCGCGGCGTTCTTCAACGGGATCAAGTCCCACGCCGTCGCCGGTGGCGGGTGCGCCGGCAAGAACTTCTACACGCTCCGGTCGTTCCTGGTCGCCGCCCGCGCGAACCCCGACTTCGCAAAAGGCCGTTCCAAGGACGATTCCAAGAGGGAGATTGCCGCCTTCTTCGCCCAGGTCACGCACGAGACCGGAC ATTTGTGCCTCATCGAGGAGACGAACGGGACGAGCCAGGACTACTGCGACGAGAGGGACACCGACTGGCCGTGCTACGCCGGGTGGGCGTACTACGGGCGCGGGCCGCTGCAGCTGCGGTGGAACTCCAACTACGGGCCGGCGGGGAAGAGCATCGGGTTCGACGGGCTGAGGAACCCGGAGAAGGTGGCGCAGGACCCGGTGGTGGCGTTCAAGGCGGCGCTGTGGCTCTGGATGAACAACGTGCACCCGTTCGTGCCGCAGGGGTTCGGCGCCACGACCAGGGCCGTCAGCGGCATCGCGGAGTGCGACGGCGGGAACTCGACGGCGGTGAACGCGCGGGCGAGctactacagggactactgcaagAAGTTCGGCGTCGACCCCGGGAATTTCCTCACTTGCTGA